The Gymnodinialimonas sp. 57CJ19 genome includes a window with the following:
- the hisH gene encoding imidazole glycerol phosphate synthase subunit HisH has product MTTVLIDYDAGNLHSAEKAFQRMARETDAGPLVVSSDPDVVARADRIVLPGDGAFPACRNGLKLFAGLEEALLEAVEVKGKPFLGICVGMQMMTSWGREYEDTAGFDWIPGEVTEIAPSDPSLKVPHMGWNDLVIDRPHPVLEGVKTGDHAYFVHSYAMQPTHEGHVLAHVDYGGPVTAIVGRDTMVGMQFHPEKSQSAGLRMIANFLAWRP; this is encoded by the coding sequence ATGACAACGGTCCTGATTGATTACGACGCGGGCAATCTGCACTCTGCCGAGAAAGCGTTTCAGCGCATGGCGCGGGAAACCGACGCGGGCCCGCTTGTGGTCTCGTCTGATCCCGACGTCGTGGCCCGTGCCGACCGGATCGTTCTGCCCGGCGACGGCGCTTTTCCGGCCTGCCGCAACGGGTTGAAGCTGTTCGCCGGGCTAGAGGAAGCCCTGCTGGAAGCCGTTGAGGTCAAAGGGAAACCCTTCCTTGGTATCTGTGTCGGTATGCAGATGATGACCAGTTGGGGGCGCGAGTATGAAGACACCGCCGGCTTCGACTGGATCCCCGGCGAGGTGACAGAAATCGCGCCCTCGGACCCGTCCCTGAAGGTGCCGCATATGGGGTGGAACGATCTGGTAATCGACCGCCCCCACCCGGTGCTGGAGGGCGTGAAAACCGGTGATCACGCCTATTTCGTCCACTCCTACGCGATGCAACCGACCCATGAAGGGCATGTCTTGGCCCATGTGGATTATGGCGGGCCTGTTACGGCCATTGTGGGCCGCGATACGATGGTGGGTATGCAGTTCCACCCCGAAAAAAGCCAATCCGCCGGGCTTCGCATGATTGCCAACTTCCTGGCGTGGCGGCCCTGA
- a CDS encoding DUF2147 domain-containing protein translates to MKKYLLAACLATFGMTGAALADAAHGVWQTEVDDGSYAYVTISGCGAAVCGTISRTFNSSGEYQSPNLGRQIVIDMVPNGDGTYEGSVWRPSNNRVYIGRMSLSGNALTLRGCVAGGLICARQNWTRVQ, encoded by the coding sequence ATGAAAAAGTATCTTTTGGCCGCTTGCTTGGCCACATTCGGCATGACCGGCGCGGCCCTTGCGGATGCGGCCCACGGCGTTTGGCAAACCGAGGTCGACGACGGCTCGTACGCGTATGTTACGATTTCCGGTTGCGGCGCGGCGGTTTGCGGCACCATCAGCCGTACATTCAATTCCAGCGGCGAATACCAGTCCCCGAACCTTGGACGTCAGATCGTGATCGACATGGTTCCTAACGGCGACGGCACCTACGAGGGCTCGGTCTGGCGCCCATCCAACAACCGCGTCTACATCGGCCGGATGAGCCTGAGCGGCAACGCCCTTACCCTGCGTGGCTGTGTGGCCGGCGGCTTGATCTGCGCCCGCCAAAACTGGACCCGCGTGCAATAA
- the hisA gene encoding 1-(5-phosphoribosyl)-5-[(5-phosphoribosylamino)methylideneamino]imidazole-4-carboxamide isomerase, with protein MILYPAIDLKDGNTVRLLRGEMSEATVFNTDPAAQARAFQDAGCQWLHLVDLNGAFAGEPVNGAAVEAILAATSVPTQLGGGIRDMATIEMWLDKGIARVILGTVAVENPDLVREAARAFPGKVAVGIDARKGRVATKGWAEETDVMVTDLAQAFEDAGVAAIIYTDIDRDGAMGGPNVAATADLARATSIPVIASGGVSSMADLTALKDTGVIAGAISGRALYDGALDLGEALSALA; from the coding sequence ATGATCCTCTACCCCGCCATCGACCTTAAAGACGGCAATACCGTGCGGCTATTGCGTGGCGAGATGTCGGAGGCGACAGTCTTCAACACCGATCCCGCCGCCCAGGCCCGGGCGTTCCAGGATGCGGGCTGCCAATGGTTGCATCTGGTGGACCTGAACGGCGCTTTCGCGGGAGAGCCGGTGAACGGTGCCGCGGTCGAGGCGATCTTGGCGGCCACCTCGGTGCCCACGCAATTGGGCGGCGGCATCCGCGACATGGCCACGATCGAGATGTGGTTGGACAAGGGCATCGCCCGCGTGATCCTCGGCACCGTCGCCGTTGAAAACCCCGATCTGGTGCGCGAGGCCGCCCGCGCCTTCCCCGGTAAGGTCGCCGTGGGCATCGACGCGCGCAAGGGCCGCGTAGCGACCAAGGGATGGGCGGAAGAAACCGACGTGATGGTCACCGATCTGGCGCAAGCGTTCGAGGACGCGGGCGTTGCCGCCATCATCTACACCGACATTGACCGCGATGGTGCCATGGGCGGGCCCAATGTGGCGGCCACCGCGGACCTTGCACGCGCCACCTCGATCCCCGTGATCGCCAGCGGCGGCGTCTCGTCCATGGCGGACCTCACGGCTTTGAAGGATACGGGCGTGATCGCGGGTGCGATATCGGGCCGGGCCTTGTATGACGGGGCGCTTGATTTGGGTGAAGCGCTCTCGGCGTTGGCATGA
- the hisF gene encoding imidazole glycerol phosphate synthase subunit HisF: protein MLKTRIIPCLDVAEGRTVKGVNFVDLIDAGDPVEQARAYDLAGADELCFLDIKATHENRGTMYDLATRTAEQCFMPLTIGGGVRTVDDVRNLLLAGADKVSFNSAAVADPSCVARAADKFGSQCIVVAIDAKTVAPGKWEIFTHGGRKATGIDAVEFAKTVVAHGAGEILLTSMDRDGTKAGFNLPLTRAVSDAVPVPVIASGGVGTLDHLVEGVTEGGASAVLAASIFHFGTYTIAEAKQHMADAGIPVRLP from the coding sequence ATGTTGAAAACACGCATCATCCCCTGCCTCGACGTGGCCGAAGGTCGAACCGTTAAGGGCGTTAACTTTGTTGACCTGATCGACGCGGGCGACCCGGTGGAGCAGGCGCGCGCTTACGACTTGGCGGGCGCGGATGAGCTTTGCTTCCTTGATATCAAAGCCACCCACGAAAACCGCGGCACCATGTATGATCTGGCCACCCGCACCGCCGAGCAGTGCTTTATGCCGCTGACCATCGGGGGCGGCGTGCGCACGGTGGATGATGTGCGCAATCTGCTGTTGGCCGGGGCCGATAAGGTCAGCTTCAATTCTGCCGCAGTGGCTGATCCCAGCTGTGTTGCGCGGGCAGCGGACAAGTTCGGCTCTCAATGCATCGTCGTGGCGATTGACGCCAAGACGGTGGCCCCCGGCAAGTGGGAGATCTTTACCCACGGCGGCCGCAAAGCCACGGGCATCGACGCGGTGGAATTCGCCAAAACGGTTGTGGCCCATGGCGCGGGGGAAATCCTGCTGACCTCGATGGACCGCGACGGCACCAAGGCGGGCTTCAACCTGCCGCTGACCCGTGCCGTGTCCGACGCCGTCCCGGTGCCTGTCATCGCGTCGGGCGGGGTTGGCACGCTTGACCACCTTGTCGAAGGCGTGACCGAGGGCGGCGCGTCGGCCGTTCTGGCGGCCTCCATCTTCCATTTCGGCACTTACACAATCGCCGAGGCCAAGCAACACATGGCCGACGCCGGCATCCCCGTGAGGCTCCCATGA
- a CDS encoding phosphoribosyl-ATP diphosphatase, translating into MTALHQLSDTIAARKDADPETSWTAKLLSKGPEKCAEKFGEEAVEAIIEAVKGDREKLTSEAADALYHLLVMCAARDVSLSDIEDELARRHGTSGIDEKASR; encoded by the coding sequence ATGACCGCGCTGCACCAGCTTTCCGACACGATTGCCGCCCGCAAGGACGCAGACCCAGAGACCTCCTGGACCGCAAAATTGCTGTCCAAAGGCCCGGAGAAATGCGCCGAGAAATTCGGGGAAGAGGCCGTGGAAGCGATTATCGAAGCCGTGAAGGGCGACCGGGAGAAGCTGACCTCCGAGGCCGCCGACGCGCTATACCACCTACTGGTGATGTGCGCCGCCCGTGACGTGTCCCTTAGCGATATCGAAGATGAACTGGCGCGCCGCCACGGCACCTCGGGCATCGACGAGAAAGCCAGCCGATAA
- a CDS encoding CoA-binding protein: MTTTPSDDLLRHVLRTSRSFACVGVSPNPVRPSHYVARYLKLKGFRVVPVNPVHVGKELFGETVVADLAAAGPVDVVDIFRRPEHVPDIVDAALALPTPPNVIWMQIGVIHAEAAAKAEAAGLTVIQDRCPKIEYQRLFGELRMGGFNTGIISSKL; this comes from the coding sequence ATGACGACGACTCCCTCTGATGATCTGTTGCGCCATGTGTTGCGCACCTCGCGCAGCTTTGCCTGCGTTGGCGTGTCGCCCAACCCGGTGCGGCCAAGCCATTACGTGGCGCGATACCTGAAATTGAAGGGCTTTCGCGTGGTGCCGGTGAACCCGGTCCATGTGGGAAAAGAGCTGTTTGGCGAAACCGTCGTGGCCGATCTGGCTGCGGCGGGGCCGGTGGATGTGGTGGATATTTTCCGGCGGCCCGAGCATGTGCCGGATATCGTCGATGCCGCCCTTGCGCTGCCAACGCCGCCAAATGTCATCTGGATGCAGATTGGCGTGATCCATGCAGAGGCCGCCGCCAAGGCGGAGGCAGCGGGGCTGACGGTGATCCAGGATCGTTGCCCAAAGATCGAATATCAGCGCCTGTTCGGAGAGCTGCGGATGGGTGGGTTCAACACCGGGATCATCAGCTCGAAACTGTGA
- the rlmB gene encoding 23S rRNA (guanosine(2251)-2'-O)-methyltransferase RlmB, giving the protein MAKKPTWVIDKERGKRAAAAETIWLFGLHAVRDALANPDRQVLRLVVSLNAQGKLADAIDARGIEAEIADPRKFPVPLDAGSVHQGAAVEVKPLDWGDWRALARGDGSKRSVVVMLDRVSDPHNVGAILRSAEVFGATAVIAPARHSAPETGALAKTASGALERMPYARIGNLGDAMEALKADGFWMVGLAEEGAEPIDAVATRHAESNIALVLGAEGPGLRERTRELCDELAKIPFARDFGSLNVSNAAAVALYALTRG; this is encoded by the coding sequence ATGGCCAAAAAACCGACTTGGGTGATTGATAAAGAACGCGGCAAACGGGCGGCGGCGGCGGAAACCATCTGGTTGTTCGGCCTTCATGCGGTGCGCGATGCCCTTGCCAACCCGGATCGGCAGGTCTTGCGCTTGGTCGTGTCCCTGAACGCGCAGGGCAAACTGGCCGATGCCATCGACGCGCGCGGGATTGAGGCAGAGATTGCCGACCCCCGCAAATTTCCGGTGCCCCTTGATGCTGGATCGGTCCATCAGGGTGCTGCGGTCGAGGTCAAACCGCTCGATTGGGGCGATTGGCGGGCTTTGGCGCGCGGCGATGGGTCCAAACGGTCGGTTGTGGTGATGCTGGACCGGGTGAGTGACCCACACAACGTGGGCGCGATTCTGCGCTCGGCCGAAGTATTCGGTGCCACAGCCGTAATCGCCCCCGCCCGCCACTCTGCGCCGGAAACCGGGGCGTTGGCCAAAACCGCTTCTGGCGCATTGGAACGGATGCCCTACGCACGCATCGGCAACCTTGGCGACGCGATGGAGGCCCTGAAGGCCGATGGCTTCTGGATGGTGGGCTTGGCAGAGGAGGGGGCCGAGCCCATCGACGCCGTCGCCACCCGCCACGCGGAAAGCAACATCGCACTGGTTCTGGGGGCCGAAGGGCCGGGCCTGCGCGAACGTACGCGCGAATTATGTGATGAACTGGCAAAAATCCCCTTTGCCCGCGACTTTGGGTCTCTCAACGTTTCCAACGCGGCGGCGGTGGCCCTTTATGCCCTGACGCGGGGGTAA
- a CDS encoding efflux RND transporter permease subunit: MNTLIDAAFSRSRVVLIALLMVLSVGAIAYISIPKEANPEVPLPLFYVHTGLDGISPTDAERLLIEPMEQEFAGISGLQSMEAFAAEGSASIQLEFQPGGDNDEALADIRVAVDRVQGELPDDAYDISVTEINTALFPIITAVLSGPVPERTLNTLAEELQEEIEALTGVLEVDIGGQRTEFLEVLIDPTVFQTYDLSFDELIGQITRNNRLIAAGAIETGAGRIVLTVPGLIEDLQDVMGMPVLVRDGTVVTFGDVATVRRTFDDPTGYARIDGQPALALEITKRSGANIIETVAQVRALVEELRVDWPETVEIAYLNDQSEQVQDLLSDLEANVIAAVALVMIVIVYALGFRSAILVGLAIPGAFLAGVTALWAMGYTMNIVVLFALILVVGMLVDGAIVTTELAERQLQEGARPKQAYASAAKRMAWPIIASTATTLSVFFPLLFWTGMVGEFMKFLPITVILTLSASLFMALIFIPVVGGIIGKKQPQSAAAKQAMAAAETEDPRDIRGLTGAYVRLLQWALLRPGATLLLTISMLLGSFGIYGQFGNGISFFPSVEPDVMQVQVRARDNFSIYQRDALVRMVEDRMLDFDEVASVYARSTMSAGGGDEETIGTIQLELIDWDMRRTAETLGVDIRAAVADIPGIDVQVQTESGGPSAGKPINLQIRARSPEAQEEAVAIVRGIMDEVGGFTDVTDTRPLPGVEVAVIVNRAEAARFGADVSLLGQALQLLTRGIVVADYRPDDADGSLDIRVRFPYEERSLSELGNLQVPTASGLVPISNFVTFAPTERVGTIRRLDERRVVTIEANVAPEVLVNDQVIALTAALEAAELPAGAEYTFGGEAEDQADAVTFLISAFVAAIVLMFVILLTQFNNFYQSFIVMSAIIFSVAGVLLGLVITGRPFGVVMGGLGVIALAGIVVNNNIVLIDTYNDLKRAGQSPLEAALRTGAQRLRPVLLTSITTALGLMPMVIGLNINFFTREIVYGAPSTQWWTELSSAIAGGLIVATILTLVVTPAMLMLGEKRANRAVPTAKATPDPVLS; the protein is encoded by the coding sequence ATGAACACGCTGATCGACGCCGCATTCTCGCGGTCGCGCGTTGTTTTGATCGCACTTTTGATGGTGCTGTCTGTGGGCGCCATTGCCTATATCTCGATCCCCAAAGAGGCGAACCCCGAAGTCCCTTTGCCGCTGTTCTATGTGCACACCGGCCTTGACGGGATCAGCCCCACGGACGCCGAGCGGCTGCTGATTGAGCCGATGGAGCAGGAATTTGCGGGCATCAGTGGCCTGCAATCCATGGAGGCTTTTGCCGCCGAAGGCTCGGCCTCGATCCAGTTGGAGTTCCAGCCCGGCGGCGACAACGACGAGGCGCTGGCCGACATTCGCGTGGCCGTCGACCGCGTTCAGGGAGAGCTTCCCGACGACGCCTACGACATATCCGTGACCGAGATTAACACCGCGCTCTTCCCGATCATCACAGCCGTCCTTTCCGGCCCTGTGCCCGAGCGCACGTTGAACACTCTGGCCGAGGAATTGCAGGAAGAAATCGAAGCCCTGACCGGCGTGCTGGAGGTCGACATCGGCGGTCAGCGCACCGAGTTCCTGGAGGTCTTGATCGACCCCACCGTGTTCCAGACCTACGATCTGTCGTTTGATGAACTGATCGGTCAGATCACCCGCAACAACCGCCTGATCGCGGCGGGGGCGATTGAAACCGGGGCAGGGCGGATCGTGCTGACCGTGCCGGGGCTGATCGAAGACCTGCAAGATGTCATGGGGATGCCAGTCTTGGTGCGCGACGGGACCGTTGTAACCTTTGGCGATGTCGCCACCGTGCGCCGCACGTTCGACGACCCCACAGGCTACGCCCGCATCGACGGGCAGCCTGCCTTGGCGCTGGAGATCACCAAGCGCTCGGGAGCTAATATCATCGAGACGGTGGCGCAAGTGCGCGCCTTGGTGGAAGAGTTGCGCGTCGATTGGCCGGAAACGGTGGAAATCGCCTACCTCAACGACCAGAGCGAACAGGTGCAAGACCTGCTGAGCGATCTGGAAGCCAACGTGATTGCAGCCGTGGCCTTGGTGATGATCGTGATCGTCTACGCCTTGGGCTTCCGCTCGGCCATCCTGGTGGGGCTGGCGATCCCCGGCGCGTTTCTGGCCGGTGTCACGGCGCTTTGGGCGATGGGCTACACGATGAATATCGTGGTGCTGTTCGCCTTGATCCTGGTGGTCGGCATGTTGGTGGACGGGGCCATCGTGACAACGGAATTGGCGGAACGGCAGCTGCAAGAGGGCGCCAGGCCCAAGCAGGCCTACGCCTCTGCCGCCAAGCGCATGGCGTGGCCGATCATCGCCTCGACCGCCACAACGCTTAGCGTGTTTTTCCCGCTGCTGTTTTGGACCGGCATGGTGGGGGAGTTCATGAAATTCCTGCCGATCACCGTGATCCTGACCCTGTCGGCATCGCTGTTCATGGCGTTGATCTTCATCCCCGTCGTGGGCGGGATCATCGGCAAGAAGCAACCGCAATCGGCGGCGGCGAAACAGGCGATGGCGGCGGCCGAAACCGAAGATCCCCGTGACATCCGCGGCCTCACCGGCGCTTACGTGCGCCTGTTGCAATGGGCGCTTCTGCGTCCCGGCGCGACGCTGTTGCTGACAATTTCCATGCTTCTGGGCAGCTTTGGCATCTACGGGCAATTCGGCAACGGCATCAGCTTCTTCCCTTCGGTGGAACCGGATGTGATGCAGGTGCAGGTACGGGCCCGCGACAACTTCTCGATCTATCAACGCGACGCATTGGTGCGGATGGTGGAAGACCGGATGCTCGACTTCGACGAAGTGGCCAGTGTCTACGCGCGCTCCACCATGAGCGCGGGGGGCGGGGATGAGGAGACAATCGGAACGATCCAGCTGGAACTGATTGATTGGGACATGCGCCGCACCGCCGAGACCCTTGGCGTGGATATCCGCGCCGCTGTAGCCGATATCCCCGGCATTGACGTGCAGGTGCAGACCGAAAGCGGCGGGCCGTCGGCCGGCAAGCCGATCAACCTGCAAATTCGCGCCAGGTCGCCGGAAGCCCAGGAAGAGGCCGTGGCCATTGTGCGCGGCATCATGGATGAGGTCGGCGGCTTCACCGATGTGACCGACACGCGCCCGCTTCCGGGGGTGGAGGTCGCGGTGATCGTGAACCGGGCCGAGGCGGCGCGGTTTGGCGCCGATGTCAGCCTTCTGGGTCAGGCGTTGCAACTGCTGACCCGCGGTATTGTGGTGGCGGATTACCGCCCCGATGACGCGGACGGCTCGCTCGATATCCGGGTGCGCTTTCCCTACGAGGAACGGTCCTTGTCCGAGCTTGGCAACCTTCAGGTGCCAACGGCCTCGGGGCTTGTGCCGATCTCCAACTTTGTCACTTTCGCCCCCACAGAGCGGGTCGGCACCATCCGCCGCCTCGACGAGCGCCGCGTTGTCACCATTGAAGCAAACGTCGCCCCCGAGGTTCTGGTGAACGATCAGGTCATCGCCCTGACCGCCGCCCTGGAGGCCGCGGAACTGCCCGCCGGGGCAGAATACACCTTTGGCGGCGAGGCCGAGGATCAGGCCGATGCGGTGACCTTCCTTATCAGTGCCTTCGTGGCCGCCATCGTGCTGATGTTCGTGATCCTCTTGACCCAATTCAACAACTTCTACCAAAGCTTCATCGTGATGAGCGCGATCATCTTTTCGGTCGCGGGGGTGTTGTTGGGGCTGGTGATTACCGGACGCCCGTTCGGCGTGGTGATGGGGGGCCTTGGCGTGATCGCCTTGGCGGGCATCGTTGTGAACAACAATATTGTCCTGATCGACACCTACAACGACCTCAAGCGTGCCGGGCAGTCCCCGCTGGAGGCCGCCTTGCGGACCGGTGCACAACGTTTGCGCCCGGTGCTGCTGACCTCGATCACCACGGCACTGGGGCTGATGCCCATGGTCATTGGCCTGAACATCAACTTCTTCACCCGCGAAATTGTTTACGGTGCGCCTTCCACGCAATGGTGGACCGAGCTTTCCAGCGCCATCGCGGGCGGGTTGATCGTGGCCACGATCCTTACCCTCGTCGTGACACCGGCGATGCTGATGCTGGGGGAAAAACGGGCCAACCGGGCCGTCCCCACAGCCAAGGCAACACCCGACCCGGTGCTGTCCTAA
- a CDS encoding efflux RND transporter periplasmic adaptor subunit, with translation MTKSADKGAADTVPQTTHTAPEKPKASDESAPSDGLAMTEERSTSPEPTPPAGLRFDTDKGASRSTWIAALLTLALVGWMGSGFVVPSEDPEEEATAPNTPLAVAVAVQQSVAQPVTLYFNAEGQALPDRDTLIRAEASGEISELLVSMGDYVEEGTLIARISSERAEAQLVQAQQEVTRTQRDLENAQTLLERGVATVDRVEQARSAFTQAAAQLTAAEEALADMAIVAPFAGRIEALDIDTGEFVQAGAEIGRIVDNSPLTVSFRVPQQALGSLESGLPANVTFITGETREATVTFVGTAAAQSTRTFLAEVSLPNEDGAIAAGISAEITIPTAEVTAHFLSPSIVSLSPDGQLGIKAVDAENIVRFYPIEIVRAEINGIWVSGLPDEIDLITVGQGYVSDGEEVRPQVEEAS, from the coding sequence ATGACAAAATCCGCTGACAAGGGTGCCGCTGACACGGTGCCACAAACGACCCATACGGCGCCCGAAAAACCCAAGGCCTCGGACGAAAGTGCCCCCTCTGATGGCCTTGCGATGACGGAAGAACGCAGCACCTCGCCAGAGCCCACGCCGCCCGCAGGGTTGCGGTTTGACACTGACAAGGGGGCGTCCCGGTCCACATGGATCGCGGCGCTTTTGACGCTGGCGCTTGTGGGCTGGATGGGCAGCGGCTTTGTCGTCCCCTCTGAAGACCCCGAAGAGGAAGCCACCGCCCCCAACACGCCCCTTGCCGTGGCCGTGGCGGTGCAACAATCGGTGGCGCAGCCTGTCACGCTGTACTTCAACGCCGAAGGCCAAGCGCTGCCCGATCGGGATACGTTGATCCGCGCCGAAGCCTCGGGCGAGATTTCGGAACTGCTGGTCAGCATGGGCGACTACGTGGAAGAGGGCACGTTGATTGCCCGGATCAGCAGCGAGCGGGCCGAGGCGCAGTTGGTCCAGGCACAGCAGGAAGTCACCCGCACGCAGCGCGATCTGGAAAACGCGCAAACCCTGCTGGAACGTGGCGTGGCCACGGTGGACCGCGTGGAGCAGGCGCGATCTGCCTTCACCCAAGCCGCCGCACAGTTGACCGCCGCCGAAGAAGCCTTGGCCGATATGGCCATCGTCGCGCCCTTTGCGGGGCGGATCGAGGCGCTGGACATTGATACCGGAGAGTTCGTGCAAGCCGGAGCCGAGATCGGGCGCATCGTCGATAACTCGCCCCTTACTGTGTCATTCCGGGTCCCGCAACAGGCGCTCGGCAGCCTTGAAAGCGGCTTGCCGGCCAATGTGACCTTCATCACCGGAGAGACCCGGGAAGCCACTGTGACCTTCGTGGGCACCGCAGCCGCGCAATCCACGCGGACCTTTTTGGCTGAGGTTTCCTTACCTAATGAGGACGGCGCAATCGCGGCAGGTATATCGGCTGAAATCACCATCCCTACAGCGGAGGTGACGGCGCATTTCCTGTCGCCCTCCATCGTGTCGCTGTCGCCCGACGGGCAGTTGGGCATCAAGGCGGTGGACGCCGAGAACATCGTGCGTTTCTATCCGATCGAGATTGTGCGCGCAGAGATCAACGGCATCTGGGTGTCTGGCTTGCCGGACGAAATCGACCTCATCACCGTGGGCCAAGGCTACGTCAGCGATGGCGAAGAGGTGCGTCCTCAGGTTGAGGAGGCAAGCTGA
- a CDS encoding MarR family transcriptional regulator: MTSAPDLGPIRSEFIEKVGLMAQGEGLPKTAGRMFGMFIFDNGTVSFGDLARRLQVSRASVSSSVRMLEDRGVLKRVSKPGERQDYFQLTATPHENMLKRTQDGVRQARDEVLATANSLPDSCPEIKARIGDFAGLYAAIDRSLGLALDHLNEPAPEASAKE, encoded by the coding sequence ATGACCTCGGCCCCAGATCTCGGTCCGATCCGATCCGAATTCATCGAGAAGGTGGGTCTTATGGCCCAGGGAGAGGGCCTGCCGAAAACGGCGGGGCGCATGTTTGGGATGTTCATCTTCGACAACGGCACGGTGTCTTTCGGGGATTTGGCCCGACGGCTTCAGGTCAGCCGCGCCAGCGTCAGCTCCAGCGTGCGCATGCTGGAAGACAGGGGCGTTTTGAAACGGGTGTCCAAGCCCGGAGAGCGGCAAGACTACTTCCAACTGACCGCGACCCCCCATGAAAATATGTTGAAACGCACCCAGGACGGGGTGCGCCAGGCCCGAGACGAGGTGTTGGCCACCGCCAACAGTCTGCCCGACAGCTGCCCCGAAATCAAAGCGCGCATTGGCGATTTTGCAGGGCTTTATGCCGCCATTGATCGAAGCCTTGGCCTTGCCCTCGATCACCTGAATGAACCAGCGCCCGAAGCGTCCGCGAAGGAATAG
- a CDS encoding sulfite exporter TauE/SafE family protein encodes MIDLLILLAAAFGAGVLNTIAGGGTFLTFPALVMVGVPPVAANATSAVAVFPGYLAGALGFREELASYNRARLLRLSVVALAGAAVGSGLLLVSSNEAFSAVVPFLLLASTLAFLYGERIRAFAAARARGVTPEGAIGLFLVAVYGGYFNGGLGIVLLALFALWGMRDIHRMNGLKNGLSFVISLISVGIFAAAGLVAWPYAIAMMIAATLGGYAGAPLARRLPKQAVRGLIGLIGFGMSGVFLWRLIEGA; translated from the coding sequence ATGATTGACCTTCTGATCCTTCTCGCAGCCGCCTTTGGGGCTGGCGTCTTGAACACCATCGCGGGCGGAGGCACGTTCCTGACGTTTCCGGCCCTTGTCATGGTCGGAGTGCCACCCGTGGCTGCCAACGCCACCAGCGCCGTAGCGGTCTTTCCCGGCTATTTGGCCGGTGCTTTGGGCTTCCGAGAGGAATTGGCCAGTTATAACCGTGCCCGCTTGTTACGCCTGAGCGTGGTGGCCCTCGCAGGCGCTGCGGTGGGCTCTGGTTTGTTGCTGGTGTCCTCAAACGAAGCGTTTTCGGCGGTGGTGCCGTTTCTGTTGCTCGCCTCAACCCTTGCGTTTTTATACGGCGAGAGGATCCGCGCGTTTGCCGCCGCGCGGGCGAGGGGGGTGACACCGGAAGGGGCCATCGGCCTATTCTTGGTGGCGGTCTACGGGGGCTACTTCAATGGCGGCCTCGGGATCGTCTTGCTGGCCTTGTTCGCCCTTTGGGGGATGAGAGACATTCACCGGATGAACGGGCTGAAGAACGGCCTTAGTTTTGTGATCTCTTTGATTTCCGTAGGGATTTTCGCGGCAGCAGGTCTGGTGGCGTGGCCCTACGCGATTGCGATGATGATCGCGGCGACACTGGGCGGATACGCTGGCGCCCCCTTGGCGCGGCGGCTGCCCAAGCAGGCGGTTCGCGGGTTGATCGGCCTGATCGGCTTCGGCATGAGCGGCGTCTTCCTTTGGCGGTTGATCGAGGGCGCCTGA
- a CDS encoding 5-oxoprolinase subunit PxpA encodes MARRIDLNSDLGESFGPWSMGDDATMLSIVTSANIACGGHASDPETMFQTLVSARENGVSIGAHPGYNDREGFGRRVIPMAPAEITRLVAAQIGALQGVAALAGARVSYVKAHGALANLSARDRKVADAIVRAVAAIDPSLAVLAISGTQTEQAARAAGQPVFSEVFADRGYLSTGELVPRGQEGAMIHDAEFAADRLLELLETGHMPVIDGAPIALDAHSICVHGDSPGAVVMASTIRTRLEAQGVEVKGFLTP; translated from the coding sequence ATGGCCCGCCGAATTGACCTGAATTCCGACCTCGGAGAGAGCTTTGGCCCCTGGTCCATGGGGGACGACGCGACCATGCTAAGTATCGTCACCAGCGCCAATATCGCCTGTGGCGGCCATGCAAGCGATCCGGAAACCATGTTTCAAACCCTTGTTTCCGCTCGGGAAAACGGCGTCTCGATTGGGGCGCACCCCGGTTACAATGACCGCGAAGGCTTTGGCCGCCGGGTCATCCCCATGGCCCCTGCCGAAATCACCCGGTTGGTCGCCGCGCAAATCGGCGCGTTGCAGGGGGTTGCCGCTTTGGCGGGTGCCCGCGTGAGCTATGTGAAGGCCCACGGCGCCTTGGCCAACCTCTCGGCGCGCGACCGCAAGGTAGCCGACGCGATTGTCCGCGCCGTCGCGGCCATCGACCCCAGCCTTGCGGTGCTCGCGATTTCCGGCACCCAGACCGAGCAAGCCGCCCGCGCCGCTGGCCAGCCGGTGTTCTCGGAAGTGTTCGCCGATCGCGGCTACCTCTCGACCGGAGAGCTCGTCCCCCGCGGTCAGGAAGGCGCGATGATCCACGACGCGGAATTTGCGGCGGACCGGTTGTTGGAGCTGTTGGAAACCGGGCACATGCCGGTGATCGACGGTGCGCCCATCGCCTTGGATGCCCACTCCATCTGCGTGCACGGCGACAGCCCCGGCGCGGTGGTCATGGCCTCGACCATCCGCACCCGACTTGAGGCTCAAGGCGTTGAAGTCAAAGGCTTCCTGACCCCATGA